In the genome of Mucisphaera calidilacus, one region contains:
- a CDS encoding Ca2+-dependent phosphoinositide-specific phospholipase C — protein MVSSGNSSMSGEAAAYDGLRMNQIQVIGSHNSYKRGIEPALFALMLEHNPGVKSLEYAHLSIVDQLNLGLRNLEIDVYHDPEGGAYTLPAGLRALEEQGIEPQPFDEEGVLQHPGFKVMHIADYDFRSWHLLLRDQLVEMRAWSEANPGHLPIVVTVNCKEGRGGIDNTREILHFDQAAFDALDAALIAGLGRDRLLIPDDVRGDAKTIEEAIRSTGWPSVGDAAGRFLFVLDHGGSTRDTYVAGHEGLLERVFFTLSEPGSGEAAFMVINDPKGDFERIRDMVSKGYMVRTRADSGTNEARRGDFSRFQAAKASGAQVITTDYYIPDLRMAPNYFIRFDDGGFVRVKGR, from the coding sequence ATGGTCTCTTCCGGCAATTCATCCATGTCGGGCGAGGCCGCTGCCTACGACGGCCTGCGGATGAACCAAATCCAGGTCATCGGCAGTCACAACAGCTACAAACGTGGTATCGAACCAGCCTTGTTCGCCTTGATGCTCGAACACAACCCGGGTGTAAAGTCGCTTGAGTACGCGCACCTGTCCATCGTCGATCAATTGAATCTCGGGTTGCGCAACCTGGAAATCGACGTTTATCACGACCCTGAAGGCGGGGCTTACACGTTGCCAGCCGGCTTACGGGCTTTAGAGGAGCAGGGTATTGAGCCACAGCCCTTCGACGAGGAGGGCGTCTTGCAACATCCGGGCTTTAAGGTGATGCACATCGCCGATTACGACTTCCGCAGTTGGCACCTGCTGCTCAGAGATCAACTCGTCGAGATGCGCGCCTGGTCGGAGGCTAACCCCGGCCACCTTCCGATCGTGGTCACCGTGAACTGCAAGGAGGGACGCGGCGGAATCGACAATACTCGCGAGATCCTTCACTTCGATCAGGCCGCTTTCGATGCACTTGATGCGGCGCTGATCGCGGGGCTGGGGCGCGATCGTCTGCTGATTCCCGATGATGTTCGAGGCGACGCGAAGACCATCGAAGAAGCGATCAGGTCCACCGGCTGGCCGAGCGTTGGTGATGCGGCCGGTCGGTTCCTCTTTGTGCTCGACCACGGCGGCTCCACGCGTGACACCTACGTTGCCGGGCACGAGGGGTTGTTGGAGCGGGTTTTCTTCACGCTCTCGGAGCCAGGCAGTGGCGAGGCAGCCTTTATGGTGATCAACGATCCCAAGGGTGATTTCGAGCGCATACGCGACATGGTCAGCAAGGGCTACATGGTCCGGACCCGTGCCGATTCGGGTACGAACGAGGCCCGGCGAGGCGACTTCTCCAGATTTCAGGCGGCGAAAGCCAGCGGCGCTCAGGTCATCACAACCGACTACTACATCCCCGATCTGCGGATGGCCCCGAACTATTTCATCCGATTTGACGACGGCGGCTTTGTACGGGTCAAGGGACGGTGA
- a CDS encoding FkbM family methyltransferase, with amino-acid sequence MLSGWAEAGLRGYARIAWDERGGYRLVRAVSRLRHRDRWQDRFRTPDGLLLDLDLATYPDCCMAFGLYELSTARLIKRLVRTGDVVVDGGANLGYFTLLMASRVGDAGSVHAFEPDPVNRARLVAHLELNGLQDRVVVHPVALSDRSGTATLHRFAETDSAHNHGMSSLFDAEEGATQTYEVQTVRMDEVVKTNVRLVKLDLEGAEPLAVAGMSGQLVGDAPPMVLGEYGFGEASRAGHTPAAWMEGLRSIREDWRFEVVRRGLQAVELRDGSLKGIKRQVNVLARVD; translated from the coding sequence ATGCTGAGCGGATGGGCCGAGGCTGGCTTAAGAGGTTACGCAAGGATCGCGTGGGACGAGCGCGGCGGCTATCGGCTGGTGCGTGCCGTGAGTCGACTACGCCACCGTGATCGTTGGCAGGACCGGTTCCGAACGCCTGACGGCCTGCTGCTCGACCTTGATCTGGCGACGTATCCCGACTGCTGCATGGCATTCGGTCTCTACGAGCTGTCCACGGCACGCCTGATTAAGCGGCTCGTGCGCACAGGTGATGTTGTGGTCGATGGCGGGGCGAACCTGGGCTATTTCACGCTCCTCATGGCGTCGCGCGTCGGCGATGCCGGCAGCGTACACGCGTTCGAGCCCGACCCTGTCAACCGCGCGCGGTTGGTCGCGCACCTCGAACTCAACGGCCTGCAAGACCGCGTCGTTGTCCATCCCGTTGCCCTGTCGGATCGATCCGGGACCGCGACGCTGCACCGTTTCGCTGAGACCGACTCGGCCCATAATCACGGGATGTCTTCGCTCTTCGATGCGGAGGAGGGCGCGACGCAGACGTACGAGGTGCAGACCGTGCGCATGGATGAGGTGGTGAAGACGAACGTCCGTCTCGTGAAACTCGACCTGGAGGGTGCCGAGCCGCTCGCCGTCGCGGGGATGTCGGGCCAGCTGGTCGGCGATGCGCCGCCGATGGTCCTGGGCGAGTACGGGTTTGGCGAGGCAAGCCGGGCCGGGCACACACCCGCGGCTTGGATGGAGGGATTACGGTCGATCCGCGAAGATTGGCGCTTCGAGGTCGTTCGCAGGGGCCTGCAAGCGGTCGAACTGCGTGACGGGTCGTTGAAGGGCATCAAACGTCAGGTGAACGTGCTTGCGCGTGTCGATTGA
- a CDS encoding DUF6868 family protein, with translation MTIEQLTTFLGWCTAINAGLLIFSSLLVMAFRPLMASFYQKYFGIQPAVTIVMAFGFLGFYKVLIVVFNLVPYLALMMMA, from the coding sequence ATGACGATCGAACAACTCACAACGTTCCTGGGCTGGTGCACCGCGATCAACGCAGGGCTGCTGATCTTCAGTTCACTCCTGGTCATGGCGTTCAGACCTTTGATGGCCTCGTTCTACCAGAAGTACTTTGGCATCCAGCCTGCCGTGACCATCGTGATGGCGTTCGGATTCCTGGGCTTCTACAAGGTGCTGATTGTTGTCTTCAACCTCGTGCCCTATCTCGCGTTGATGATGATGGCATGA
- a CDS encoding hybrid sensor histidine kinase/response regulator produces the protein MPEPPINPSDGTMIRQDLLLASLDQVAEAVLGFCARGEIIFANREATARFGYSPSEFSTMSLRQLAPEMEDDAYEHFVADLSEKREASIKVKLQTAEGCLTPVSIRARQIGDGPNPCFTCVIHRTHMAASFNNLMLTRESRLELALRAANVGLWDWDMVRDEMYFNETWYTMLGYETDAFPPSIDTWSLLVHPDDLAHALRAFSDNFSNTKSKIETSFRMKRSDGSWQWIQNIGEVVERDADGAAMRVIGVHVDIHEAVRDREALDRAKAEAEAANRSKDQFLANMSHEIRTPMTAILGYTDILAEEQTTEAQRLEAVSVMRRNGEHLLTVINDILDLSKIEAGRMTITPEPTHLPGILDDVIALMNVRARDKNLSLTTEYRSSIPERVIIDPVRLRQILVNLVGNAVKFTSEGEVRLILAARTNQDQTTSLRIEVADTGIGMKPEQLARLFRPFTQADDSMTRRFGGTGLGLTISRKLARLMDCDLTVQSTFGRGSSFILDGKLDTPNDTRWVSESGPALEQTDVILQSQNPQPLLGRRVLVAEDGPDNQKLIAHHLRKAGAEVTMTDNGQLAVEAAAEARANGEDFDVILMDMQMPVLDGYAATGKLREMRFDLPIIALTAHTMSGDREKCLAAGCSDFQTKPINRDALIKTIVSRLDASIAA, from the coding sequence TTGCCTGAACCACCCATCAATCCCAGTGACGGGACCATGATCCGTCAGGACCTGCTCCTGGCCTCGCTGGATCAGGTCGCCGAAGCCGTGCTGGGCTTCTGCGCTCGGGGCGAGATCATCTTCGCGAATCGCGAAGCGACGGCCCGATTCGGCTATTCGCCATCCGAATTCTCCACGATGTCGCTGCGGCAGCTGGCGCCCGAGATGGAGGACGACGCCTACGAGCACTTCGTCGCCGACCTGTCTGAGAAGCGTGAGGCGTCGATCAAGGTCAAGCTGCAGACGGCGGAGGGCTGCCTGACGCCTGTGAGCATCCGCGCCCGGCAGATCGGTGACGGCCCGAATCCCTGCTTCACCTGCGTGATCCACCGCACGCACATGGCCGCCTCGTTCAACAATCTGATGCTGACGCGTGAGTCGCGTCTGGAGCTCGCCCTGCGGGCCGCCAATGTCGGCCTCTGGGACTGGGACATGGTCCGCGACGAGATGTACTTCAACGAGACGTGGTACACGATGCTGGGCTACGAGACCGACGCGTTCCCACCCTCGATCGATACCTGGTCGCTGCTCGTCCACCCCGACGACCTCGCCCACGCGCTGCGGGCCTTCTCGGACAACTTCAGCAACACCAAGTCCAAGATCGAGACCAGTTTCCGCATGAAACGGTCCGACGGGAGCTGGCAGTGGATCCAGAACATCGGCGAGGTGGTTGAGCGAGACGCCGACGGCGCGGCCATGCGTGTCATCGGGGTGCACGTCGACATCCACGAGGCGGTCCGCGACCGCGAAGCACTCGACCGGGCCAAGGCCGAGGCGGAAGCCGCCAACCGCAGCAAGGACCAGTTCCTCGCGAATATGTCGCACGAGATCCGCACGCCGATGACCGCGATCCTTGGCTACACCGACATCCTCGCCGAGGAACAGACCACCGAGGCCCAGCGGCTCGAGGCCGTCAGCGTGATGCGCCGCAACGGCGAGCACCTGCTCACGGTCATCAATGACATCCTCGATCTGTCCAAGATCGAGGCGGGACGGATGACCATCACGCCCGAGCCGACACACCTGCCGGGCATCCTTGACGACGTCATCGCGCTGATGAACGTGCGTGCGCGTGACAAGAACCTGAGCCTGACCACCGAGTACCGCAGCTCGATCCCGGAACGGGTCATCATCGATCCGGTACGCCTGCGGCAGATTCTCGTCAATCTCGTGGGCAACGCCGTGAAGTTCACCAGCGAGGGCGAAGTCCGCCTGATCCTCGCCGCACGGACCAATCAGGACCAGACCACCAGCCTGCGTATCGAGGTGGCGGACACGGGCATCGGCATGAAGCCCGAGCAGCTCGCGCGGCTCTTCCGCCCCTTCACGCAGGCCGATGACTCGATGACGCGTCGCTTCGGCGGCACCGGCCTGGGCCTGACCATCAGCCGCAAGCTCGCCCGGTTGATGGACTGCGACCTGACGGTCCAGTCCACCTTCGGCCGGGGCAGCAGCTTCATCCTTGACGGCAAACTCGATACACCCAACGACACGCGGTGGGTCTCCGAGTCCGGCCCGGCGCTCGAGCAGACCGACGTGATCCTGCAAAGCCAGAACCCCCAGCCGCTGCTCGGCCGGCGGGTGCTGGTCGCGGAGGACGGCCCCGACAACCAGAAGCTCATCGCGCATCACCTGCGCAAGGCGGGTGCGGAAGTCACCATGACCGACAACGGCCAGCTCGCCGTCGAGGCCGCGGCCGAGGCTCGGGCCAACGGCGAAGACTTCGACGTCATCCTGATGGATATGCAGATGCCGGTTCTTGATGGCTACGCGGCGACGGGCAAGCTGCGCGAGATGCGTTTTGACCTGCCGATCATCGCCCTCACGGCGCACACCATGTCGGGCGACCGCGAGAAGTGCCTCGCGGCGGGCTGCTCCGATTTCCAGACCAAGCCGATCAATCGCGACGCGTTGATCAAGACCATCGTCTCACGTCTCGACGCATCGATCGCGGCGTGA
- the acnA gene encoding aconitate hydratase AcnA, whose product MANQDPFGARQTIDTPRGERVIYRLEALRGIADLSRLPYSIRVLLESALRNIDGFVVTEEHVKAIANYNARSVGEVEIPFKPGRVVLQDFTGVPAVVDLAAMRDAMVEMTGDPSSASKVNPLVPCDLVIDHSVQVDAFGSDVALTINADHEFERNNERYEFLKWGQQAFDNFRVVPPATGIVHQVNLEYLAKVAWEAEDPQGGTVLFPDSLVGTDSHTTMINGLGVVGWGVGGIEAEAVMLGQPIYMLLPEVVGVKLTGVLKEGATATDLVLRVTQMLREHGVVGKFVEFHGPGLAKMPLANRATIANMAPEYGATMGFFPIDEQTLEYLRLSGRDEKLIETVEQYARTQMLWRDDSQSIVYSDDLELDLSTVEPALAGPKRPQDRIALSAMQSQWRQDLSATFGRAAAPVPGDSTPSEMAAEGGVVVAEPESTRAVETTYDGKTFELKDGAVVIAAITSCTNTSNPEVMLAAGLVAKKAVARGLQRKPWVKTSLAPGSKVVTDYYERAGLTGDLEALGFHTVGYGCTTCIGNSGPLPDEISAAIQSGDLIACSVLSGNRNFEGRVNPDVRANYLASPPLVVAYAIAGTVDIDLSSEPIGEDTKGHPVMLSEIWPTQAEIAAAVAENVTREQFVDQYADVFAGSQQWQDVKSSEGDRYAWDEDSTYVRQPPFFSGLSGEPGLIHAIEGARCLAKLGDSVTTDHISPAGAIKTGTPAAQYLDENGVARSMYNSYGSRRGNDRVMTRGTFANIRVRNQLAPGTEGGWTTDFTQRDTLIDQPGQAAYIYDAAMNYQASGTPLVVLAGNDYGMGSSRDWAAKGTFLLGVRAVIASSFERIHRSNLVGMGILPLVFEAGVTHEFLGLDGTETFSIAIDDNLEPRQKVVVTVTHPGGKTTSFETLCRIDTPVEIEYYRNGGILQTVLRNMA is encoded by the coding sequence ATGGCCAATCAGGACCCGTTCGGGGCACGCCAGACGATCGATACCCCTAGGGGCGAGCGCGTCATCTACCGCCTGGAGGCGCTCCGCGGGATCGCCGACCTGAGCCGGCTGCCCTACAGCATCCGTGTGCTGCTCGAGTCGGCGCTGCGGAACATCGATGGCTTCGTGGTGACCGAGGAGCACGTCAAGGCGATTGCAAACTACAACGCCAGGTCCGTCGGCGAGGTGGAGATCCCGTTCAAGCCCGGACGCGTGGTGCTCCAGGACTTCACCGGCGTGCCCGCGGTGGTCGATCTGGCGGCGATGCGAGACGCGATGGTCGAGATGACCGGCGACCCGTCATCGGCCAGCAAGGTCAACCCTCTAGTGCCGTGCGACCTGGTCATTGATCACTCGGTTCAGGTTGACGCCTTCGGCAGCGACGTCGCCCTCACGATCAACGCCGATCACGAGTTCGAGCGCAACAACGAACGCTACGAATTCCTGAAGTGGGGCCAGCAGGCCTTTGACAACTTCCGCGTCGTGCCGCCCGCGACCGGCATCGTGCATCAGGTCAATCTGGAGTACCTCGCCAAGGTCGCATGGGAGGCCGAGGACCCGCAGGGCGGGACCGTGCTCTTCCCCGATTCACTCGTCGGCACCGACTCGCACACCACCATGATCAACGGCCTGGGCGTCGTGGGCTGGGGCGTCGGCGGCATCGAGGCGGAGGCCGTCATGCTCGGTCAACCGATCTACATGCTGCTCCCGGAAGTCGTGGGCGTAAAACTGACCGGCGTGCTCAAGGAGGGCGCGACCGCGACCGACCTCGTCCTGCGCGTGACACAGATGCTCCGCGAGCATGGCGTCGTCGGAAAGTTCGTTGAGTTCCACGGGCCGGGGCTGGCCAAGATGCCACTCGCCAACCGCGCCACGATCGCCAACATGGCACCCGAGTACGGCGCGACCATGGGCTTCTTCCCGATCGACGAGCAGACGCTCGAGTACCTGCGGCTGTCCGGGCGCGACGAGAAGCTGATCGAGACGGTCGAGCAGTACGCCAGGACACAGATGCTGTGGCGCGACGATTCACAGTCGATCGTCTATTCCGACGACCTGGAGCTTGACCTCTCGACCGTTGAACCGGCGCTGGCGGGGCCGAAGCGGCCGCAGGATCGCATCGCGTTGTCGGCGATGCAGTCCCAGTGGCGACAGGACCTCTCGGCCACCTTCGGGCGTGCCGCGGCACCGGTACCGGGCGATTCGACGCCGAGCGAGATGGCCGCGGAGGGTGGCGTGGTCGTTGCCGAACCGGAGTCGACGCGGGCTGTTGAAACCACCTACGACGGCAAGACCTTCGAACTCAAAGACGGTGCTGTCGTGATCGCCGCCATCACCTCCTGCACCAACACCTCCAACCCGGAGGTCATGCTCGCGGCGGGGCTGGTGGCGAAGAAGGCCGTGGCCCGCGGGCTCCAACGCAAGCCCTGGGTCAAGACCTCGCTGGCCCCCGGGTCCAAGGTTGTCACCGACTACTACGAGCGTGCCGGACTCACCGGCGACCTCGAGGCGTTGGGGTTCCACACCGTGGGCTATGGCTGCACGACCTGCATCGGCAACTCCGGGCCGCTGCCCGATGAGATCTCGGCGGCCATCCAGTCCGGTGACCTGATCGCCTGTTCCGTGCTCTCGGGCAACCGCAACTTCGAGGGCCGGGTCAACCCCGATGTCCGCGCGAATTACCTGGCTTCACCGCCTCTCGTCGTGGCCTACGCCATCGCCGGCACCGTCGATATCGACCTCTCCAGCGAGCCGATCGGCGAGGACACAAAGGGGCACCCCGTCATGCTCAGCGAGATCTGGCCGACGCAGGCCGAGATCGCCGCCGCTGTAGCCGAGAACGTCACGCGGGAGCAGTTTGTCGATCAGTACGCCGATGTCTTCGCCGGCTCCCAGCAGTGGCAGGACGTCAAATCATCCGAGGGCGACCGCTACGCCTGGGACGAAGACTCCACCTACGTGCGTCAGCCGCCTTTCTTCAGCGGGTTGTCCGGCGAACCGGGACTGATCCACGCGATCGAGGGCGCCCGCTGTCTGGCCAAGCTCGGCGACTCGGTCACGACCGATCACATCAGCCCCGCCGGCGCGATCAAGACCGGGACGCCCGCGGCCCAGTACCTCGACGAGAATGGCGTCGCGAGGTCGATGTACAACTCCTACGGCTCGCGTCGCGGCAACGACCGGGTGATGACCCGCGGCACGTTCGCCAACATCCGCGTTCGTAATCAGCTAGCGCCCGGGACCGAGGGCGGCTGGACGACCGACTTTACGCAGCGGGACACGCTGATCGATCAGCCCGGGCAGGCCGCGTACATCTACGACGCCGCGATGAATTACCAGGCGTCGGGCACCCCGCTCGTCGTGCTGGCCGGCAACGACTACGGCATGGGGTCGTCGCGCGACTGGGCGGCCAAGGGAACCTTCCTGCTGGGTGTCCGGGCCGTGATCGCCAGCAGCTTCGAACGGATCCACCGCTCGAACCTCGTGGGCATGGGGATCCTGCCGCTCGTGTTCGAGGCGGGCGTTACCCACGAATTCCTCGGACTCGACGGCACGGAGACGTTCTCGATCGCGATCGACGACAACCTGGAGCCGCGGCAGAAAGTGGTGGTGACCGTGACACACCCGGGCGGCAAGACCACGAGCTTCGAGACGCTCTGTCGGATCGATACCCCGGTCGAGATCGAGTACTACCGCAACGGCGGGATCCTGCAGACGGTACTCCGCAACATGGCCTGA